A genomic segment from Diadema setosum chromosome 11, eeDiaSeto1, whole genome shotgun sequence encodes:
- the LOC140234898 gene encoding aqualysin-1-like: MKALWAVVILLALLATVSCDIVPRNKFSVIKDQYIVTLKNDVDVDRLIDRIELDMETAKLKFAVFRRYYTAIRGFAVRMPEAVAEIVKLLPEVKFVEPDSIGTVDVESSSWGLDRIDQRDLPLNDNFDIDGEGEGTTVYVIDTGIRPTHEDFDDRVDDVLDFIGDGWNGYDCHGHGTHCAGTAAGGIYGIARKAKIVSLRVFNCQGGGAQADTLAAIDYVTSNGTRPAVMSMSFRFFGSSSVDEAVATAVDGGVVAVAGAGNENMDARFFSPAREPKAITVGATDRNDVRAYFSNYGSCVDIYAPGVAITSASPASDTSTAIWSGTSMATPHVAGAAAILLGRGVDPFDVPGRLVADATPNRIYDNEYDTPNKLLYLD; encoded by the exons ATGAAGGCCTTGTGGGCTGTGGTGATACTTCTCGCCTTGCTGGCGACGGTCAGTTGTGATATTGTGCCAAGGAACAAGTTTTCTGTCATCAAGGACCAATATATAGTAACACTGAAA AACGATGTCGATGTTGATCGCCTGATCGACCGCATCGAACTGGACATGGAGACAGCCAAACTGAAGTTTGCTGTGTTCAGGAGGTACTACACGGCTATACGGGGTTTTGCTGTGAGGATGCCCGAAGCTGTTGCTGAAATA GTGAAGCTCCTGCCAGAAGTGAAGTTTGTTGAACCTGACTCCATTGGCACAGTAGACGTAGAATCTTCATCATGGGGACTCGACCGCATCGATCAGAGAGATTTACCGCTCAACGACAATTTTGACATCGATG GTGAAGGTGAAGGGACGACAGTCTACGTGATCGATACAGGTATCCGACCGACTCACGAAGACTTCGACGACAGGGTTGACGACGTCCTTGATTTCATAGGAGACGGCTGGAAT GGGTATGATTGCCACGGACATGGCACTCACTGCGCCGGGACAGCAGCGGGAGGAATCTACGGTATCGCTCGTAAAGCCAAAATCGTCTCCCTCCGTGTTTTCAACTGCCAAGGGGGCGGGGCTCAGGCAGATACCCTCGCAG cTATTGATTACGTCACCTCAAATGGCACTCGTCCAGCCGTGATGTCGATGTCGTTCAGATTTTTCGGCAGCTCGTCTGTGGACGAGGCCGTGGCAACGGCGGTGGACGGCGGGGTAGTCGCGGTGGCCGGTGCTGGCAATGAAAACATGGACGCGCGCTTCTTCTCTCCAGCTAGAGAACCAAAG GCCATAACGGTTGGAGCTACGGACAGGAATGACGTCAGAGCTTACTTCTCCAACTACGGTTCGTGTGTCGACATCTATGCGCCCGGTGTCGCCATCACGAGCGCATCGCCGGCATCGGACACCTCGACAGCCATTTGGTCCGGCACTAGTATGGCTACTCCTCATGTCGCGG GAGCTGCCGCCATCTTGTTGGGGAGGGGAGTCGACCCGTTTGATGTACCTGGTCGTCTGGTGGCAGACGCGACACCCAATCGCATTTACGATAATGAGTACGACACTCCTAATAAACTTCTGTATCTTGACTAA
- the LOC140234899 gene encoding aqualysin-1-like: MKAVCAVAAFLALLVTVSCNIVAGNKFSTIKDRYIVQLENDVDVDRLIDRLEIDMETAKLKFAVFRRYYTAIRGFAVKMPEAVAEIVRRLPEVKLVEPDSMGSVDVESSSWGLDRIDQRDLPLNNDFDIQGEGEGTTVYVIDTGIRSTHEDFDGRVDDVLDFIGDGWNGYDCHGHGTHCAGTAAGGIYGIARKARIVSLRVFNCQGGGAQADTIAAIDYVTSSTSRPAVMSMSFGFFRSATLDAAVAAAVDSGVVAAAAAGNSDIDACVFSPAGEPKAITVGATDRNDVRAYFSNYGTCVDIYAPGVAITSASPASDTSTAIWSGTSMATPHVAGAAAILLGRGVDAFDVPGRLVTVSTPNHLHDSQFDTPNKLLYVD; the protein is encoded by the exons ATGAAGGCTGTGTGTGCTGTGGCGGCATTTCTCGCCTTGCTGGTGACGGTCAGTTGTAACATTGTGGCAGGCAACAAGTTTTCTACCATCAAGGACCGGTACATCGTACAACTAGAA AACGATGTCGATGTTGATCGCCTGATCGACCGCCTCGAAATCGACATGGAGACAGCCAAACTAAAGTTTGCTGTGTTCAGGAGGTATTACACAGCTATACGGGGTTTTGCTGTGAAGATGCCTGAAGCCGTCGCTGAAATA GTGAGACGCCTACCCGAAGTGAAGTTAGTAGAACCTGACTCCATGGGAAGTGTGGACGTAGAGTCTTCATCATGGGGACTCGACCGCATCGATCAGAGAGATTTACCGCTCAATAACGATTTCGACATCCAAG GTGAGGGTGAAGGGACGACAGTCTACGTGATCGATACAGGTATCCGGTCGACTCACGAAGACTTCGACGGCAGGGTTGACGACGTCCTTGATTTCATAGGAGACGGCTGGAAT GGGTATGATTGCCACGGACATGGCACTCACTGCGCCGGGACAGCAGCGGGAGGAATCTACGGTATCGCTCGTAAAGCCAGAATCGTCTCCCTCCGTGTTTTCAACTGCCAAGGGGGCGGGGCTCAGGCAGACACCATCGCAG CTATCGATTACGTCACTTCAAGCACCAGTCGTCCAGCAGTGATGTCGATGTCGTTTGGATTTTTCCGCAGCGCTACTTTGGATGCTGCCGTGGCAGCCGCGGTGGACAGCGGTGTAGTTGCTGCTGCTGCCGCGGGCAACTCCGACATTGACGCTTGTGTCTTCTCTCCAGCCGGAGAACCAAAG GCCATAACGGTCGGAGCTACGGACAGGAATGACGTCAGAGCTTACTTCTCCAACTACGGAACGTGTGTCGATATCTACGCGCCCGGTGTCGCCATCACGAGCGCATCGCCGGCATCGGACACCTCGACGGCCATTTGGTCCGGCACTAGTATGGCTACCCCTCATGTCGCGG GGGCTGCCGCCATCTTGTTGGGGAGAGGAGTCGACGCGTTTGATGTACCTGGTCGTCTGGTGACAGTCTCGACACCAAATCACCTTCACGACAGCCAGTTCGACACCCCAAATAAACTCTTGTATGTTGATTAA
- the LOC140234900 gene encoding aqualysin-1-like encodes MNSLFLLILLAVGVTADISAEKLAAIKDRFIIIFEDDVDVNELMSSLEFQATSIGGKFDVAWKYRTTVKGMAVTLNERSLKLIRRMPGVRYIETDAIATLYSVPWGLDRIDQRDLPLNNSFEIMGSGAGVTVYVLDTGIRETHEDFTGRARRGPVDFVGDGLNGYDCHGHGTHCAGTAAGAIHGIARDAQIVSVRLFDCDGFGSAADIIAAIDHTSANADLPAVMSMSFGVIGRKSVDEAVDRAVDRGIVAVAAAGNSDGDACVFSPSRSEKAISVAASDSSDARAYFSSYGECVEIFAPGVAIESASPDSDSDTTFKSGTSMACPHVAGVAAIHLGNGIMATDVRNQIIDSATNNRLSDTKTGTPNKLLYI; translated from the exons GATGACGTGGACGTCAACGAGCTCATGAGTAGTCTGGAGTTTCAGGCGACATCCATCGGGGGCAAATTCGACGTGGCTTGGAAATACCGTACGACGGTGAAAGGCATGGCAGTCACACTGAATGAAAGATCACTTAAACTT ATACGACGCATGCCGGGAGTGAGATACATAGAGACGGACGCCATCGCCACACTTTACTCAGTGCCTTGGGGATTGGACCGAATTGACCAGCGTGACCTTCCCTTAAACAACAGCTTTGAGATCATGG GTAGTGGAGCAGGCGTCACGGTCTATGTCCTGGATACGGGTATTCGTGAGACCCATGAAGACTTCACTGGTAGGGCACGTAGAGGACCAGTCGACTTTGTTGGCGACGGTTTGAAT GGATACGACTGCCATGGGCATGGTACTCACTGTGCTGGGACAGCAGCGGGCGCTATTCATGGTATAGCTCGTGACGCACAGATAGTGTCCGTTCGTCTCTTTGACTGCGATGGCTTTGGGTCGGCTGCTGATATTATCGCTG CCATTGACCACACTTCGGCCAATGCTGACCTGCCTGCTGTCATGTCAATGTCCTTCGGGGTGATCGGACGGAAGTCGGTAGATGAGGCTGTGGACAGAGCAGTGGACCGTGGTATCGTGGCCGTAGCAGCGGCCGGAAACTCTGACGGAGATGCCTGTGTCTTCTCTCCATCTCGCAGTGAAAAG GCGATATCTGTGGCAGCATCCGACAGCTCTGACGCACGAGCCTACTTCTCTAGCTATGGTGAATGCGTTGAGATCTTCGCTCCTGGTGTTGCTATTGAGAGCGCCTCGCCGGACTCTGATTCAGACACCACCTTTAAGAGCGGGACAAGCATGGCGTGCCCACATGTTGCCG GGGTTGCTGCCATTCACCTTGGCAACGGTATCATGGCAACCGATGTCCGGAATCAGATCATTGACAGCGCCACCAACAACAGACTCTCCGATACCAAGACGGGAACTCCAAACAAACTCCTGTACATATGA